Genomic segment of Ailuropoda melanoleuca isolate Jingjing chromosome 1, ASM200744v2, whole genome shotgun sequence:
GAAAGAACTGCATGGGAAAGGAAGATCTGCCCAcaacttcttcatttctttggggaggtaagagaaaaattaataaaaagttagAATCCCTACACACAAatgtccttttttcttaaaaaaaggaaaaaagctccttgtaattaaaaaacaaagcttcTCTAACACACCTAAGATTAACTtgaaacatatacacacaaataatcAGATGTTATACTGGTAATGTAGTGACATAGTAGTACCTTAAGTCTTACTCATTGCTACATGTTGAAATCTCAGTATTTAGAGTCACATCTGGCTTTCTGACAGGAAAATGTTAAACAGCGTTATACGTgtataaagaaaaagacactTAGGTATGAGGAGAGCAAAGCAAGTCATTAGTAGTCACCAAAGGTACATTCAATCTTCTACAgatataaaaagtgaaagaaatatagaaattttCCTCAATTTATTGTTGAAGATATGTTTACTGTTTAACTATAAAAATTACGCTCGTTCCTAAATGGACTGCTAATGTTATCCACGTTTGTAGATTTCTTTCACACATAAATTAAGGTAATAAAAATCCCTAATTTAAAAACTGTGGTGAGCTGAAGTTTCATTTATAAGTGTTGCAATATTTGCTTCTCTGAAGATGTGTAATAAATTCCAGTTACAATTACTAGTTAGATTCTATAACTAGCCTTCACTTACCTACATGCTCCACAGCATTACACAATTTTAATGCTAATACTACTAATCCTTAGGAAAGGAGGTGTGCTGTGGGAAAGGCTGAAACTAACATAGGCAGAAGCAAAGCTGAGGGCAGGTGAACGACAGGAAGAGTCAGATGGATAGGCGGACATCCCATTTATAAGTGGTGAGAGTAGTATCGCAAAAACCAGTGGAAGAgtaaatttaactaaggaagGAATTAGGTGTCAGTTGTTATAAAAGAGTAAACTGAATAAGCATTGAAGCCACTGAATTATTGTTCAGAAGGTTTCTTCCTGATAACCTTTAAAACAGCACCTTCCATATAACAATGGGATTAAGAAGCACATAGGAAGTAAGGATATGAAGGATAAAAGATTtttcaggaagaagggaaaaaatataacagTCTGATTTGGAGACAAGGTTGGAGGAGACCAGAACGTGTGTGTAGAGTAAGTGATagtaaagaaacaaatgaaaagtgtAATGAAATTAGAGTGGGGAATACAGCTGGGAAGATATGACCTCAGTAGCAGAAGTGCTGAGACTAGCACCATTATGGAAACAGCTGCAGATTCTCTAAAACCACTATCTTTCCTATGTGAATCTCAGGGCATGCATCATTGTCTACAGAGATGAATCACATGTAAATTGGAAAGAGTTATGAGCTCAACTGTATCACTCCAAAATTTCTAtggtgaagtcctaacccccaatacaTACCTccgaatgtgatcttatttggaaccagggttgttgcagatgtaattggtTAAGacgaggtcatactggagtaggatGAGCCACTAATCCAATAGGACTATTGTCTTCAGAAAAAGGGAAGTTTAAAGACAGGTATACACAGGAGAATATTGTATGAAGATCTGGGagatgtgtctacaagccaagaaatatCAAGGACTGCCAAATAACCAGAAGACACTATGGGAGAGACACAGAACATTCTTTCTcatagccctcagaaggaacTAATTCTGTGGACACCTTgttcttggacttctagcctccagaactgtgagaaaatacatttctgttgtttaaacacctctttgtggttatttgttatggcagccctagtaAACTAATACaggaattatttattaaaaacagaagGCATAAGAGGCAATAGAAGCATAAAAGATGCTTTTCGAAGAAAGACCTGTGAAAGACTAAGGATACAACACGCACACCATTTTTCTCTGCACTTTACTTCTACGACACTATAACCTATTCTCATTATTCCTTTATAATGTAACAAATACTAGAAGATAAGGTACTACCAATGATGTATACTGTTAAGGAATATACAtataattctgattttctttctttctttttttttttagagattttatttatttgagagagagacagccagtgagagagggaacacaagcagggggagtgggagaggaagaagcaggctcccagcggagcagggagcccaatgtggggctcgatcccaggactctgggatcacaccctgggctgaaggcagacgcttaatgactcagccacccaggcgcccctaattctgaTTTTCTACTCTAGAATTTGTGATGATTTAGTTTGTCAAACATAAATACAGAATACAAGAGTTATGACATCTTACagtgcttgtctttctccctctgcccaaatAGAAATAGCTTGTTTTTTCCTAATTCCTTAGAAAAATGAGGTATGTTTTCCCACTAGTAGAAGAGAGGAAGCTCTCATATATATGGCTCAATTCACGAGTCTATAGTACGTTCCCTACCAACATAGTAAATCACTCCCCCCTTTCTGGTAACATTGGCTAAAAGTATTTACGGAATACCTGCTATATGTccagtattttaaatacattgaaTGTATTACAAAATTTGATTCTTACAATAATCTTTGAGGTATGATCCTTGTTTTAGAGATAGGTTACAGTTGGCGAAATAACCTGTCTAAAGTCATACCATTAATAAAGTGGGAGAAGCAAGATTTAAGTTCACATAATTTGATGTCAGCACCTACTTTTGAACTTCTCCTGATTTCACTGATACAGTGATGCTGGGAAGAATGAAGATGTGCAACACACCGTGTTTTATTTGCGATGCAAATAAAGATAAGCCTGTGTAATTGCCAGTCCTCAGAGGCACTCTCTTATGCCTCAGAGAGACAGGATTTTCAGCTACTGGTAGTTTACATGAGAATATTCAGTTCTGCagcagaagacaaaaacaaacaagatggATGAAATGCTCGTAATAGACTCTAAGTAAGCCAGTAGTTTATGGGACAGAATAAGCAAGTCACTTGGGAGATACAGGCAGAATTTATAATATACGCTAAATACAGAGAGTAAATAAGTTAGTATCCTGTCAGACATGCTACAGATAGATTCAATCGATAATATGTGGAATAAGTAAGAGTGTTACTTAtagacaaaaaaggaaagaaacagcaagTCCTCATCATGTCACCCTTGGGCTAACAGTTATGTTGCTCTTCTTGTCTTTGCTCTGCCTCAGAAACTCAGATAAAATCTGGGTGTATCTGGCTGATTAACCAAGAAGTTACTTCTGTGGTCAGGTATATTTGACCCTAAGACTCTTTGAGAGAGCAGGTGAGTGACATTAGCTCCAAGAACTTTCCATCTGAAAGGATACACTTATTAAACCTTAAATCTAGCCCTCATAACCACACTAGCAGTAAGGAAGGCTGATGCGGCAGAGAAACACGGCACATGAATATTAGCCCAACCAGAACACAGCGTGCTAGTCCTTTGGTCCACTTGTACCCGATGCTAAGTGTGAGAATCTATCTGGGATCTTTCCTGTTGCTTTTCACTGTGTCTTCTAAATTGGTTTAATAAATGGTGTTATTTGAACATCTTAATTCAGTTTCAGAGCCTTTCTGTTCCATGACCCTTGGGATAGCTTGCTGACAGTGTCTTTAGAGCTTACCATTGCATCAAGAAATCAGccaaaacagaattttagaatatttggaaaactaTCATAAAGAAGTTCTAAAAAGTAGTACAATAAATAACAGAATGGCTTAATGTCAGAAGGCTTAATTTCAAGCCTAGCAACGAtcactttttcatctttatgacCCTGAAAATTAGCTAACTTTTACATCTCTGTTTATTCAAGTATAAGATTTGGATAATAGCATCTCTATGATCCATCACAATGACACCTTGGAAGCTTAAGTGATTTAATATCTACGAAAAGCACAAGGAAAACCATAGAGAACACGAGAAATATAAATCTTTCTCActactgaaaatattaaaactgaacTTTAAATCAAAATACTTCACCACTTttcatcatttcagaaaaaaGTGAATTGCTTAATTTTATCCTATGTCTAAATAGTAAGGTTTTACAATagttcagaatatataaaaactatttctcatataagaacatatttatttactttatttttttgaaaaaatatttttaattacctgTAGCTGTGTGAATTTATCTTAACACAGCTCTCAAAACTTTGGTTAGCTGGTTCAGAAGAGCGAGAGCTCcctatagaagaaaaaaaataccagattAGTTCATGGTACAATTTTTTGGAGTTCTACTGCTAAACGACAGAAAAACTCCAAACCTAAAAGGATATGGCATTGGTTAAAATTCCTTAATCATATAAGGTACATGAATATATCTTTGATCTCCCAAGTGATATTTACAGACTGTTTACATTACTACAAATGACTGAATTATAATCAAGCTTTGTCCAAAGCAATGGCTGTACAGAAGAATGATACTGACATGGGACCATAAGATACATGATGCTGTGTTGTTCTACACACTTGTAGACTAACAATGGCAAAAATTAGTGTTCTCTGCATCTTGTGGAGAATGCATGAGTTCTCTAAACTACTCCGTAAGGTGGATGCAAGCCTACAGAGGATGCTGAGCAGTGGCTGGGACGAGTTGGAACGGAGTGCATCCTGGCCCACTTTACATGTCTGTGTGAGTTACCCGAACAGTACTTGAAAGCATGATACAGCCAATTACCTTTGcaaaatcattaaatataaataaaagaaagaaacacaaggagAAACCTTTTTCCTTTGCAATGAGGTATTGTTTTCTTACTATCTGTTTTTAGTataacaacaggaaaaaaacGAACAAAGGATACATCAATCAGCTCGCATCATTTCGGGGAGGGAGGCAACAAAAGCATCACAAACACTGCAATAAGCATAAGCATCACCTCTATCCGTCCCTCAAAACATGAAAGAGGTAGAGTACTAGTACAGTGCTCTCTGATATCTAATCAGTTCTTGACAGGTGTGTAGTAGAAGGCATTTGAGGTCATTCATGTCTGGAAGCTCTCCTCCACAGTGAATGAGGGTCACTCTGCAGCCACTTTTGGCCAGCTACTCCTGCAGGGCTTAGATCTAGGGCAATATGTAGAGTATGGTGTTACCAGGAGAATGACTAAGGCACTCATTCTGCATTCCAAACAGTAGGTATTTGATACCATACACTAGCATTGACAAGAAGATTAGCAAATGGCCTTGATGTATAAAAGGCTAGAGCTGTGTGTCCCCAATTCATTTAGATTTGCTTAATTTAAAACAGCCAATAGCAACTATCACAGCTACTTGCTGGCTGGTATTAAGATAGAacagtttaaattttaatatagaaaagaTGCTATAGGATTGGCAATACTTGTTAATCATATAACATTATGAATGGCTACATGTATTCTGAGAAAATTTAACAGAGACAACAGGAGCACTTTTTTGGTCTTACGTTATATAGAAAACACAATGTTCACACCTTCGAGAACAACACCATCGATAAAACACACTTGGAAGATTCATCAGTGGCAAGACCTACCAAATCGATACTGTACATTAATTGGTCTTCCATATAAACGAATTCCATTCAGCAAAGCTATGGCGTAAGACACCGATTCAGGGTGTTTAAAGCAGACAAATCCAAAAGTCTTCggctttccttctctgtctttgcaTATAGTCACTTTGGTTAATGGCCCAGCctataaaaaacttaaaaattattctctcataaatctaaagattttttttttacattcagataAATCAAGTATATTCAACTTCAGACTTCAAAAATATCTGTTAgccatatttgctttatgtagCTCTGCGAATAATGCATTTTCCTAACAGTAAATATCATATTTCATCAcactttctgatattttttgGCTTATCAAAGAAACATTCATGGTGttaagaacagaaaattttagGTGATAGTTccaaatcttagaagaaaagatatGCTACCCTCTGTTAGGTTtaacaaaacaatttaaagacCATTTAAATCtaagaataaaatactattttatctCCATATATATTAACTGTGTATAACTTAAAAGCAAATTGAAATGACAAACCTAAGTTAGTTTACAAGTGAGCCTAAAAAAGTGTTATATTGTAGCATGGCCTAATTTTTTtgtcaaagttaaaaattttgacaagagagggcgcctgggtagcgcagttgttaggcagctgccttcggctcagggcgtgatcccggtgttgtggaatcgagtcccacatcgggctcctctgctgggagcctgcttcttcctttcccactccccctgttcgtgttccctccctcgctggctgtctatctctgtcaaataaataaattaaaaaaaaatttttttgacaagAGAAACTAATTTATAATGTGTTTTGACCTAATAATCCCATTTGGTAAAtattcccaaaggaaaaaaatattttagtatgtttATGACTTCTGAGTAGGTGCATTGCTTATAtgagtgaaaaattagaaagattCTAATCCCAACAATGGGAGAATATTATTCCATCACGTATTACTAAattggaataaaacaaaataaattgaaaataatcagACTGTATTGATAGTAAAACCTATAATTAGCaaaagacagtaaaaaagaaTACCGTAAAAAGATATTAATTACAACTAAAAAATTACATGTCCCCCATGATAATGATTACAGGAGGCACCCACAAAGACTTATAAGCAACTAAGGTTTAATGGCAAATGGCTCATACTTTTCAATTGTACTTTAATGATTGATTACTTTGTCGAGTAGGATAAAGAAATTGcttttattctaaagaaaaatgttaactatcatctttaaaatgatacTATATTTTAAGATTCagtgcctctctctttttttttctcattttctgctttctCAGGGACTAGCTGATTCCCTCTGGCTTCAAGGACCACTTCGTCAACAAATCTATTTTTTACACTCATGCCTCTTAGAGACCTCTGTGTGACTGTTCTTCAGATTCAACATATTTCAAACTGAATTCATTATCCTTCTCCTCCAAATCTCTACTTCAGTATTTCTTAGGCAAAAGTACAAAGACTTTAAACCTGATTTTCTCACTTCAAAGGATAAttagaaatttgaaagaaactagTAAAAGGATAAATATACAGTAATAAACCAATTTTAATCAGTACTGTTCTactacatatattaaatatatgaaatcacAAATGAACAGATATGTTTAAACGCTCTGaattttacaaattgaagataTACCAAAGCATTTCTAAAGataaatttcaataaaacttGCTTGTAGTAACAATCCCATCATCTTTTAGTCTTTTTGAAGACTAAGTTCATGTGTTTTAAAAAGCCTTTCTAAAAGACACCTCGCTTTAGCAAATCCTTACAGAATACAGAAGGACCTaggcaaaaatagaaacatatgcTTGGTTGCCTGATCTGTTAAAAGAGATGAACATTTTGTTTaggtagaaattattttaaaaaatgagggacgcctgggtggctcagtcattaagcgtctgccttcagctcagggcgtgatcctggcattctgggatcgagccccgcatcaggctcctccactaggagcctgcttcttcctctcccactcctcctgcttgtgttccctctctcgctgcctgtctctctctccctgtcaaataaataaataaaatctatctatctatagtgTAGATCCATACAATTCATATCGATCCAGTTCCTACTGACTAGAAATAATGTATGTGCATGTTTGGAGCCTTTATGTCTATCCCTAACCCTCTCACGAATTCCCCTCCTCCTTTTTGGAGGCTCAACATGAGCGAAACCAGGGGAAAAAGAACTataaggttttttctttctttctgtcttcctttttttttaaatttttttttattgtttgtgatAAGTTTCAAATGATATTGGGGTAAATAACTATAGGAAAAGACAACTATCAGAGCagattaaaaaggcaaatttaaaatgATGGCAAATTAGAAAAGTAAGCATAAAACCCTTAAAATcagcaatatttttcaaataataaagttttattttcaggaaaGGAAACTGTTGTTTCCGGGGGAGGAATTCTCTTTATCAAGTTGTGTGTATCTGAAATtaacagaagacagaaacaaagtTAGGGCCTTTCAAAAACTATGTAGAGAACCCTTTTCACCACTGGTACTCTTACTTAATCCTAGAAATTTAGCTTTCTATTGTCTGCCTTGGAACTTGTCCTTATTCTGGTAGGGGAAGTCATTCTTTCTCGATTATTCTTGATATTAGTATTAGTAGTATTAGTAATAGTACTGCTATTAGAGGTAGCCATAGCAGCAGCAAACACTAGAAATGTCAAGCTCAAGTTTGTTTTACctggattaatttatttaatcttcacatcaCATCATATTGTAGATGCTATTACTACCATTTGACATTTAAAGAAACTGCAGTACTGAGATAGTCAtttacttgcccaaagtcacatagacATTAGACATTATGACATTAGAGTTCATACTCCCAAACAACTTCACTATATTATGTATCCTTCTCTTTTTAGATTATCCTAAATTATggtaattaatttgaaatttccCCTTTTAGAAAGACCAAGGGCTATCTCTTAAATTTGTATGTTCTTAAATTTGTAATCTTACTTCGTGTTTGTCATGTAATGGCTAGATGAATGGCTGGATGAGTAGATCTCTTTATAAGTGACACCTACATGTATACAACAGTTGAGTGTTTACAGGGGACCGAAGGCTTACTCATGGAGGTCCTAAGTCTCGAAAAGTTTCCAAAAGGTCCTCTTGGTATGAAATATAGGGAACTGCCAGGGAATCAATTGGTCATAGTCATGATTTGACTGTCCGAATCATTAAATCTTACTTACCATATTGGAGTAAAAACATCCTCCACATGAAAGGCTTTGGGGGAATAAGTAATGTATACCTtacaaaatgtatacattttaaaatctatacaAATCATTTCGCTGGATGTAAGGCGTGAGGGTGCTTATTACCTGAAGGAAGGTAGTGACAAGACCGTTTTTTATTTTGCCGTAGACACCCAAGGCCCAGGCAGTCTCTCCGCGAAGCCCCTACGCAAGGCTGGGGGGAGCCAAGTCactgcccacccccagggctctACAGTGAGGATGGCGATGGGGCGCATAGTATATTACTTCACCACCAGCTGCTCACCTAGGGGCAGGTGTGGCAAAACGGAACTAAATTATACACCTAGGCACAGGATGCGGCGGGAAGGGGGCCGGACTCCCGGTGGTCCAGGTGCGCCCCGCCCCTCGGACTGCGCTTCCGGCTCGACGCTCCCCGCTCGTCCGCCGCTCCCCACTCGTCCGCCGCTCCCCACTCGTCCGCCGCTCCCCACCCCTCCGCCGCCCCCCGCCGAGGATACCTGAAGGAACAGCTCGTAAAGAATCTCTTCCCGTACTCGGGCCTCTAAATTCCCCACAAACACCGTCCTGTCGGCCTCCTCCTGAGCAGGGAACATCCCTCCGGTCTCAGCCCGAGGATGGAGGTCTCCAGACCCCGCCCCCTCTCGTCGCTTTTCTGCGCCGCTTGGAGTAGGGTAGCCGGCCGGCGACAGGAGCGCGCGCGCTGGGGGCGGGGCGAGGCTGCGGGGCCACGCCCCCCAGAGGCTTGCGGGGCCGCCCACCGCACAGTCATGCTGCCCCGGATCTCTCCGGGACCCTAGAAGAGTGAGTGAGAATAAAAAAGGTTACCGGGCTCGGAGCTTTGTCCTCTTGCTTGTGGAGTGTCTTCCATTTTCCTAGGCACAGCATTATTAATTGACTTTGGATTTATtcaatcagcatttttttttaaagattttatttatttattcgacagagatagagacagcgagagagggaacacaagcagggggagtgggagagtaagaagcaggctca
This window contains:
- the RBM11 gene encoding splicing regulator RBM11 → MFPAQEEADRTVFVGNLEARVREEILYELFLQAGPLTKVTICKDREGKPKTFGFVCFKHPESVSYAIALLNGIRLYGRPINVQYRFGSSRSSEPANQSFESCVKINSHSYRNEEVVGRSSFPMQFFPINSAALPQEYFFFQKMQWHAYNPALQLPYYEMAISLPNSTSATSSLNCVPDLEAGPSSYEWTHQQPSDPDLYQTNKRKRQKQTSDSDSSTENKRGNEYSQKFRKCKKKKRY